The stretch of DNA TTGTAGtggactggagcacctggggaaaacccacgcaggtcacagggagaacgtacaaactccatacagacagcacctgaggtcaggatcgaacccggatccctggcgctgcgaggcagcaactctaatcacAGAATCATtacatgggtggcatggtggcacagcggtaaagttgctgccttacattgcccaaagacccgggtttaatcctgactacgggtgctgtctgtacggagtttgtacgttctccctgtgaccaggtgggttttctctgggtgctccggtttcctcccacactccaaagacgtacaggtttgtgggttaattggttttggtaagttgtaaatttGTCCCGCGTGTGTGTAGGTTAGCAtatagggtgatcgttggtctgtgtggactcgatgggctgaagggcctgtttccacgctgtatcgctaaagtatCTATCTCTAAGCTGAATGCACAGCAGAAAGATGCAACATAATGTAGAAATGGATAGTTTCCTTGATACAGAATTTTTCACATTTGtcaaaatgaaaaaataaatctgCTACAAATAATACGCGTCATCACTGGTTCAAGTGGAAAAATGTTGCTTCAGATTTTAAAGTTGATGGATTATTCTCAGACAAGTTATTAATATTTTCTGGGTAATAATTCCTGCATGATGAACTGTTTTAGGGACATTCTTGCTCTGAACCTGTTGCTGACCGGACGGACACATTCTTCCAGCATCCGGGCTGATAATGCAAGCACTGTTTGAATGACATCGGAAGCACTCTGAGACACATTTCAGGTGAAGTTTTGATTTTTCCAATAGTACTTTTGTAAACCTGTACAGCAATGAAGATTTGATTTTGTTGTCAAGGCCTTTGGTTGGGAAATATTCCAGGCACATCGCTGTTGTTTGAGAAGTTGAGGTGGTTCATCATCAGAATCTTCATTTCTTTCATTTCTTTCCCTTCTGCGGTTACCTTTGCCAAAATGTAATCGAGCTGATCATCCATCCTCACTACAACAAGAGGGATTGTGCTGTTTAAATTTCCATTAGTCAAATTGAAATTGCTTTCATAAAGTCCATCCCTTTTCATATGAAATGCACGCAGAATCCAAATATGATTTCCATGCAAATATTCTGCTAGTCATGCACTTTGGGGATTTCACATTAAACGGCCATTGAACGAGGATGCCAGCTCTGGAATTAGCACGGGAACATCATGAACACGGAACAACGAACACGGGAGCCTTGTGGCAACATTGAAACCAGACCTCTGCTCGCTTCTTGGCAAAGCCCCTGAAACTCACTCTCTGACCAATTTATCCGTATCACCAACTAAGGGTGGGCCTTGGGATTCCTTCATTGGTTCCCGTCCCAATATATCatatatccgtgttctccagagatactgcctgacttactgagatactccagcactttgtggcttaagATTGGAAGTAGCATAGGCagagtatgtcctctggttgaaGTCTTCAACATCCATCATTGCCCATGGTTTGGTATCATCACCATCTGCCACAGATGCTCTAACAACATATTTACCTCCAAAACGTCTCCTAAACCCACAACCTCTACATTTGGGAGGTGGGTATGATCCTGATATCAGATGTCAACAAACCTCTGGCACTGAAGTTGGTTTGGAATCTTTTATCCTTTATAATAGAGCAAACGTGGTCACTAGTTTCCCCTAATTTTGCctttagcttttttttaaatcagactcCTATGCTGCCAGTCATACGTTGTTGACATGACATTCACACCGTGTCTGATATCTCCATGTGTCCAGCAGATCCAGTGATTCATTGATACTTGAGCATCCAGAAGAGGCATAATGAAGCAACACACAACAGACCCACCACATGTATCCACAACATACAACACGGAGCCTGCACATGTATCCACAACATACAACACGGAGCTTGCACATGTATCCACAACATACAACACGGAGCCTGCACATGAGACACAACACACGACACGGAGCCTGCACATGTATCCACAACATACAACATGGAGCTTGCACATGTATCCACAACATACAACACGGAGCCTGCACATGTATCCACAACATACAACATGGAGCTTGCACATGTATCCACAACATACAACGAAGCCTGCACATGCATCCACAACATACAACACGGAGCCTGCACATGAGACACAACATACAACATGGAGCCTGCACATGTATCCACAACATACAACACAGAGCCTGCACATGTATCCACAACATACAACATGGAGCCTGCACATGTATCCACAACACACGACACGGAGCCTGCACATGTATCCACAACACACGACACGGAGCCTGCACATGTATCCACAACATACAACATGGAGCTTGCACATGTATCCACAACATACAACACGGAGCCTGCACATGTATCCACAACATACAACATGGAGCTTGCACATGTATCCACAACATACAACACAGAGCCTGCACATGTATCCACAACATAACATGGATCCAGCTATCCACAACATACAACACAGAGCCCAGGCGTGTATACATACAACACTGATGCGGCACACATATCCAGAACATACAACACGCAGCCTGTACAGATATACATGCAACAATGAACATGTACATGTATCCCACAACATACAACACTGAGGccatacacgtatccacaacataCAACATGGGGAGCACATACAACATGCCACAACATGCAACGCTCACCAATAAAAATGATGGCAAGAGCAGCCAGGACAAAGCTGACCATCAACAGCAACATCACGACCGCCAGCAGCAGCCCTTTCTTCAGCCGTGAGGGCGAACATCGACTGCCGTTTGCTGTGGAGTCAACAGCTGCAGGTGTGAGAATTAACAATGACCGTAAATGCAATATTTGTTTTATCTCCCTCATTTTAAgctgatttttaaaatttttgaATAACCTATTATCTAATACACTAAGACAATTTTAATTGAAGAAATACACTAATGACTTAATGCTGAAGAAGTGTGAGATCATTAGCACCTTTGCATTTTAGTACGACAATGTATTTGATCTTATGCATGGTAATTATTTAATCCCTTTTGAAATGAACCTCATGACAAAAACCCAGGAGTGGAGACTGATCTTGACTCTGACCCTGTCACCTACCAATCTCCGATTCCTCCTTCTTGTTATCAGACAATAATTCCTTGGTGGAAGCTTCAATGTTCTCGGCACCGCTGGGACATTCGACGGTATCTAGGAGAGAGTTACACGGAAataacaatcacaataatactttagtagccaagtatgttttgtaacatacgaggaatttcatttgccaagtcagtcatacaaataaaaagcaacagaacacaaaatacattttaacatgaacatccaccagtgactcctccacattcctcactgtgatggaaggcgaaaaatgtTCAATCACTTCCCTTCGctatcccgcggtcgggggcctcgagccctccgttgactcctgtagccagcgttcgggccctccgcatcggggagatcagctcctgcatcggggggatgtcagctcccccgcgccgggcgatcgatccccacgtcggggctggttgagtctctgtgtcgttggagctcccgactcggcctctcccgagactgcgagcccttgatggtaaagtccgctggccgcagttggagcgatcccagcagtggggctcaaagtcagtccaaggaggcctccagctccactgatgttaggccgcagagtgaccggagacacGACCCGGAAACATCGCAtcaccggcaaggtaagaaactgaaaaaataagttccccctcccctccccctccccccacataaaacaaaccggagaacatttacacaaacttataaaacacactaaaaataaaaaacacgAAAAAACaagcagactgttggcggggctgccaatcgttcggcgcccctggtggtaaatAACATGACTGCAGTCAACTGATGTGACTGTCTTCATCTTCAATGACTTACAGAGGATTTACTGTATGAAAGTTTTGTTGTCTTCTAATACCCTGAACAGCATCTCTCATTCAATATGTTGCCACGGTTGTAAAAGTGTTTCCAGAGGCCTTGTAAAGAATAGCCACAGCCAATGGGATTTAGTTTACAGTTCAGTTACTTGTTACGTGTAATGAGGTATAGTGTTGGTGCTCACCATtcagcaatacatgattacaatcgctccatttacagtgtacagacagatacatgataagggaatatagAGATTTCAGAG from Amblyraja radiata isolate CabotCenter1 chromosome 19, sAmbRad1.1.pri, whole genome shotgun sequence encodes:
- the lsmem1 gene encoding leucine-rich single-pass membrane protein 1 isoform X2, coding for MKKYLKISELLNKIQSIECMNYFRFIIWYTIQVSSFYQMKMQNGFKDLTLFDLDGDSRLYVVDSINNLHRANTCDEPCGPILNTVECPSGAENIEASTKELLSDNKKEESEIANGSRCSPSRLKKGLLLAVVMLLLMVSFVLAALAIIFIVRMDDQLDYILAKVTAEGKEMKEMKILMMNHLNFSNNSDVPGIFPNQRP
- the lsmem1 gene encoding leucine-rich single-pass membrane protein 1 isoform X4, with the protein product MKMQNGFKDLTLFDLDGDSRLYVVDSINNLHRANTCDEPCGPILNTVECPSGAENIEASTKELLSDNKKEESEIANGSRCSPSRLKKGLLLAVVMLLLMVSFVLAALAIIFIVRMDDQLDYILAKVTAEGKEMKEMKILMMNHLNFSNNSDVPGIFPNQRP
- the lsmem1 gene encoding leucine-rich single-pass membrane protein 1 isoform X1, which gives rise to MKKYLKISELLNKIQSIECMNYFRFIIWYTIQVSSFYQMKMQNGFKDLTLFDLDGDSRLYVVDSINNLHRANTCDEPCGPILNTVECPSGAENIEASTKELLSDNKKEESEIAVDSTANGSRCSPSRLKKGLLLAVVMLLLMVSFVLAALAIIFIVRMDDQLDYILAKVTAEGKEMKEMKILMMNHLNFSNNSDVPGIFPNQRP
- the lsmem1 gene encoding leucine-rich single-pass membrane protein 1 isoform X3; translation: MKMQNGFKDLTLFDLDGDSRLYVVDSINNLHRANTCDEPCGPILNTVECPSGAENIEASTKELLSDNKKEESEIAVDSTANGSRCSPSRLKKGLLLAVVMLLLMVSFVLAALAIIFIVRMDDQLDYILAKVTAEGKEMKEMKILMMNHLNFSNNSDVPGIFPNQRP